The Candidatus Rokuibacteriota bacterium genome includes a window with the following:
- a CDS encoding helix-turn-helix domain-containing protein → MSESPHPAWTVRQLAEYLSVNQRTVYRMAERGELPAFKVGDAWRFRRHDIDEWIERQQQERGGNVTSTRRRRSKS, encoded by the coding sequence ATGAGCGAATCTCCTCATCCCGCGTGGACAGTCCGGCAGCTGGCCGAGTACTTGAGCGTAAATCAGCGCACCGTGTACCGGATGGCGGAACGCGGCGAACTACCGGCGTTCAAGGTGGGCGACGCCTGGCGTTTCCGGCGCCACGACATCGACGAGTGGATCGAGCGCCAGCAACAGGAGCGCGGCGGGAATGTCACCTCCACGAGGAGAAGGCGGAGCAAGTCATGA